tggttaggtatgttttgatgctggtcttagctggtcatgttgccagggctctcaagtctcacgcattcaccgtgagacacacgcatttcaaccagttcacacgctctcacgccacaccttGTATTTCTCACGCTGAGAAGTAAGGCAAAACTTATCCcgctatataatgttaatggacGAGGTGCAGGCTCGCAGGGGGAGTTCATTGCTGTCTTGTTGACAGTTAAATGCCACCTACCAGCAAATATcagaaattagaattttttgtttttgggtaaATTACGTGATCCCGCTACAGTAACGTTCGTCACTGGGCAACATGGACGCGCACACACTGGACGCGGCAAACTGTGGAATTCTCGGTCACGGGGCTGCCGCTTTCTCTCCCAGTGGAAGCGTTTTGTGCAGTTGAGGCGGTGGTCGCGTTGCGGTCACGGAGTGGACGTTGCCCtttgtattttctaaaaactaacaaaattaatGCAGTAGGTAAccccttctgtttttttttcttctttattttacGATTCCTGGACAAAATCACttgcctgtgatcaaagatagtTAGAGCTGATGTTTGGAAATATAGGCAAATTCTTGCAAGATTATTAGCTCTCCAACAGCTTTAACTAAGTTTTGGCTACTGAACACTAAGGAAAGGACTAGATAATTGGTAAATCTGGTATATTACCAATAAAATtggtaaaacaaattaattatcaTCCAAATAATGCTACTGAACACTAAGGAAAGGACTAGATAATTGGTAAATCTGGTATATTACCAATAAAATtggtaaaacaaattaattatcaTCCAAATAATGCTACTGAACACTAAGGAAAGGACTAGATAATTGGTAAATCTGGTATATTACCAATAAAATtggtaaaacaaattaattatcatccaaataatttatatatatatttcagaaatacattaaatgtatcaacattgttgggaaggttattttgaaaatttaataggttacagattacaagttaccctatttaaaatgtaataagtagtctAACTACTTCAGGTGCTTTAGAAGTAATGCAACTGCtgacatttgattactttttgattacctTTCTAAAATTCTATGGAATGTTTTCAGCTGTTAATCCTTTTTAAACGTTTAAAGCAGGCAAgtttaaccttacagtagtactgGACAATAATTACTGTGAGAGCTAtgaaatccttcatcacttgaattatgatcattatactttaattttaaagcacagccaccgcaaaatcagactttagcatctctttttactttgagatcattgtgaggttaaatacagatttttaaaatgataagatgtagtttaatagctatgataccatttttgaaataaaatcctTGCATGGCTTTGACTGGAAACACTgccatctaacaatgccttggacaaaaaacaaaaaaaaaaaaacaaaaaaaaaactaacaaaaaaacagttaatcttaaaaaaaataaagcatatacaatAAACCCAAATTGGAAATAAACAATTATCAAATAGGCATGTGTtctgttctgtgtcctaaactccggaaacattggtgtctcatatttaagagcagtcagtgcaatttgggaaatcaaatctgtaagtgtgtgaaaatattcagatgtaatcccctttgtaatcgttaacattttcataagtaactgtaatttaactgtacattgcttttcagtaactgtaacaaattagttacatttgttattaaattacataattccattACTAGCTACTCTAGTTAAGTTCAAGCCCCTACCACTATCATCAAgacatcaaaatgtgcaaaaaacacttgcaataAAAAAAGCCATTCATAAGCTGGAATGCTGAAACGCACAGCTTTACATAGGCTACATGCAGAGGGCAAGTTCTGCAATCCTTCTGTATGTGTACAGTATTGAGCGCTGCTGTTATGTTGGTTCGTTTGGGGCCaaatttctttttatctttgatctgtatttctgaaatatataaaacattttattttatttccattaatttgacttttatcagatttaccagTTGATAAAATTCctattttgtgctggtcaattttgaacaatagataaaatgtaacttctaaaaaaaagagaattgtgTGGGGCCGAGGGGCTGCTgctgcaaatatttgagtgGCTTCTCCCCTAACAgtaatctcactccaaacttcttccaaaacttgagagccctgtgTTGCTgatcaaggaccagcataaaccagcatcaaaacatacctaaccagcatatgctgtttttttcaccagggtatgtGGACAATATAAACCAGTTCCACcgtaaaataacttctgaatcatttttgaactgTTTCAATAAAACGATCACTATTAGCGAGCAAGAAGAGGCAAATTAATAAGTGGTTAACAGAAGGCTGTATCCTCAAACTCAAACATGCTCAGAACCGACTCTTTTCAATCAGTTTATTTTCATGAATCGACGTTCAGTGACGTTTGATGACAGCAGCCGAGATATGCAGTCTTCGTATGATACAGCCGTTTGTTTGTGAGGCGCCCATATTTAagctttgttgaactgaaaacTGCTCTGATTGGGGAGTCGATTCCCCCTGACGGAATCGATTCCAACCTTTGGAATCGACTCTCAATTTCCAATGTCTCggaatcgattctttttggaataGTTATACATGTTATCACTGcatgacattttaattataaatttgaattataaatgattttttgacTTCATTTATGATGAAACTGTAAATGAAAAGTAAAGCTtggtttttctcattttcagaacaatgaagatgcatgtgtttttcctgctttgtatttctgtgatgcCTTGGTTTACAGACACAACTACAGCTAAAGGTAAAGATAAAGAATTTACAGTtggtttatttcattaatacagACATGCTTTGCAATATATTATATGCACTGCATATTTtggtataaaaaataattttcagaaAACTTTTGGTATAAAATTTCAGCCAGAAATCTTGCTTTATATGGCAAGGCCACACAATCAGACCTGGTCGGGGATCCTTGGTCAGGAGAAGGCCATGCCAGCAATGCTATTGATGGAAATCTTGACTCACATTTTCATCATGGATCCTGTACTCATACTGATTCGCAAAATGACCCATGGTGGAGATTGGATTTACTAGACGAGTACGTAGTGACCTCCATAATTATCACCAACCGAAAAGACTGCTGTCCTGAAAGACTTGACGGAGCCGAGATACACATTGGAAACTCTCTGCTGAACAACGGCAACAGCAACCCATTGTAAGAAAACTACAAAGCTATTTTAAAAGGTTATCTTAAAGAACAATGtgatacacaaacacacaatcacacatTGTGCTGTGATTTCTATTCAGGGCTGGAAAGATTTCATCCATTCCAGATGGGGGATCCGTCACTTTTGATTTGAAGAAAGGCATTTCAGGCCGTTACATCAATGTGGTCATACCTGGATCTAATCGAGTTCTTACCCTCTGTGAAGTTGAGGTTTATGGTTATCCAGCTCCTGATGGTGAGAATATGAACATTTCAGCATCTATTGCTATATCCTTGGCGAGAACCAGTTAATCTATACAAAAGTCAATTGCACACACAAGTCAGTACAATTTAGAATGTTTAGTTCACCTAATCTGCATGTCTTGGGGTTTTGGGAGGAAACTAGAATACCCAGCATAAACCCACACTGACACAGGGAGAACATGCAAACTTCACACAGAAAGGTCTCCTGTCACTGCTGGGGCTCAAACGAGGGACCTTCTTGCTGTGAGACAACAGTGCTAACCACCAAGCCACTGTGCCACCAATATgaacatttatgatcaggattTAAACATTGTGGCTCTGATAAAAGTAATTAATCAAAGAAGagacaaaaacagcagaaattCAATGAAGCCATATTTAACCCTTGTGAAACCTTtcggacatttttgtccttttcaggtttttttttttttaaataattttgcctgtgttattgccagctgcatacattttggcacaggtgtgcatttttattggaattttactatttcatccccatttcctttaataaatctattttgtaCTATAGGTACAAAAATAGTTCCTCTCAGGAccttaaggacaaaaatgtccctaTTGAAACCCAttgaaaatgctatttttaatcacagtgcCATTTACCTGTAAAATtatgcaatttttgttaaaaaattatttttcaacgTTTTTTACCAGATGGTGCCATTTTTTCAGATTTAGCCAATAAAGCATATCTCGctttattcttgtttttttgcttATGCATATTATAGAGCTAATTGGATATATAATGCATCTgtaattgtgtgggtgtgttggtatggatgccagagtgtggtttgtatgtgtCATAAAAAATTGTGCTTGTAATATTTGGGAGAGAAAAAAACTctactgcaaatcacaaatccaGCCACTGCAGAGTTTTGCTGGCATCTAATAAGGAAACAAAATTTTcctgaaagctcattttttgagatatcaaccttAAATTTGAAACTCAACTTGTCTggatttatggctttgattttctagcaggtttagagttcaacatatttcataaaatatatattttatataaaattttgttCATAAAGCAATTTCATAAACCTAAACCCTAtataacttttaaacttttatctTATAAAAACCTAACTCTATAACTTTTTCTACTTCAACAATAATCTGCCATGcgtcttctttaaaataagacCAAACTTAACTCTGTGCTCCAAAGCTTCAAATTATAAGAACTAGGTACACAAAATTGTTCCTCTCAGGAccttaaggacaaaaatgttcccattgaaactgcaatttttaatctcagtgccatttaactgtaaaatgatgcGATTTTTGTGTACAGGTTTTCATTCTGTTTGCTAGGCTTTATGTTTTACCAGATGGTGCCATTTTTTCAGTCTATAAAGCAAATACTcgctttattcctgttttctgaTTCTGCGTATTATAGAGTTAAAggacaagtccacttccaaaacaaagattcacatataatgtactcacccccttgtcatccaagatgttcatgtctttctttcctcagttgtaaagaaattatgttttttgaggaaaacatttctgcacttttctccatatacggtatggt
This is a stretch of genomic DNA from Labeo rohita strain BAU-BD-2019 unplaced genomic scaffold, IGBB_LRoh.1.0 scaffold_729, whole genome shotgun sequence. It encodes these proteins:
- the LOC127161750 gene encoding fucolectin — encoded protein: MKMHVFFLLCISVMPWFTDTTTAKARNLALYGKATQSDLVGDPWSGEGHASNAIDGNLDSHFHHGSCTHTDSQNDPWWRLDLLDEYVVTSIIITNRKDCCPERLDGAEIHIGNSLLNNGNSNPLAGKISSIPDGGSVTFDLKKGISGRYINVVIPGSNRVLTLCEVEVYGYPAPDGENVALKGKATQKVLFGNNFASNAIDGNKDGDVNHGSCSQTEKTLNPWWRLDLLKRHKVFSVVITNRVDSYSERLNGAEIRIGNSLDNNGNDNPR